A genome region from bacterium includes the following:
- a CDS encoding NAD(P)H-dependent oxidoreductase yields MKVSVILAHPDRGSFNHALAAAAVETLKKNRHEVRYHDLYEEGFDPRLPAREISREAPLPPEVERHCAELAEADGIVVVHPNWWGQPPAVLKGWVDRVVRPGVAYEFLEGDGGEGVPRGLLRARAAVVFNTSDTPPERELRAFGDPLETIWKNCIFGLCGV; encoded by the coding sequence ATGAAAGTATCGGTCATTCTCGCCCACCCGGACCGGGGCAGTTTCAACCATGCCCTGGCGGCGGCCGCCGTCGAGACCTTGAAAAAAAACCGCCACGAGGTTCGGTACCACGATTTATACGAGGAAGGGTTCGACCCGCGGCTTCCCGCCCGGGAGATTTCCAGGGAAGCGCCGCTTCCTCCCGAGGTCGAGCGGCACTGCGCCGAACTGGCCGAGGCGGACGGAATCGTCGTTGTACACCCCAACTGGTGGGGCCAGCCCCCGGCCGTTTTGAAAGGGTGGGTGGACCGGGTAGTCCGCCCCGGCGTCGCCTATGAGTTTCTGGAAGGCGACGGCGGGGAAGGGGTCCCCCGAGGCCTCCTCCGGGCCCGGGCGGCCGTGGTTTTTAACACTTCCGACACCCCCCCCGAGCGGGAACTGCGGGCGTTCGGGGATCCTCTGGAGACGATCTGGAAAAACTGCATCTTCGGTCTGTGCGGGGTGG